The Hemicordylus capensis ecotype Gifberg chromosome 6, rHemCap1.1.pri, whole genome shotgun sequence genome window below encodes:
- the LOC128330847 gene encoding olfactory receptor 734-like produces the protein MDGGTGVAKPMLAESPFTHFQRVRNSTEVTEFILTGLSHERGVQLVLFVLFLTFYMIVLPSNVLIIITIRSDPHLGSPMYFLLANLAFLDIWYSSITAPKMLVDFFAERKIISFGGCIAQLFFLHFVGASEMFLLTVMAYDRYVAICRPLHYTTMMSRRLCIVLVLICWTGGFIHSLVQVVLIIHLPFCGPNELDNYFCDITQVLRITCANTFAEELVMIFSSGLISVVCFMALLVSYAFLLTMLKKNVGESTSKALSTCYSHITIVVFMFSPAIYIYARPFDEYAPDKVVSVFHTIIFPLLNPIIYTFRNKEIKTAMKKVANRYFLCKKN, from the coding sequence ATGGATGGTGGCACAGGCGTGGCCAAGCCGATGTTGGCAGAGTCACCATTTACCCACTTTCAGCGTGTGAGAAACAGCACCGAAGTAACCGAGTTCATCCTGACAGGGCTATCCCATGAACGTGGAGTCCAGCTTGTCCTCTTTGTCCTCTTCCTCACCTTCTACATGATTGTCCTGCCCAGCAATGTGCTGATCATTATCACCATCCGGAGTGACCCACACCTTGGCTCCCCCATGTATTTTCTGTTGGCCAACTTGGCTTTCTTGGACATCTGGTATTCTTCCATCACTGCCCCTAAAATGCTGGTTGACTTCTTTGCCGAGCGCAAGATCATTTCCTTTGGGGGCTGCATTGCTCAGCTCTTTTTCCTCCATTTCGTGGGTGCCTCTGAAATGTTCCTGCTCACTGTCATGGCCTATGACCGCTATGTTGCCATCTGCCGGCccttgcactacaccaccatgaTGAGTCGGCGCCTGTGCATCGTACTGGTGCTTATTTGTTGGACTGGGGGCTTCATCCACTCCCTCGTCCAGGTTGTCCTCATCATCCACCTCCCATTCTGTGGGCCCAATGAACTGGACAACTACTTCTGTGACATCACCCAGGTGCTGAGGATCACTTGTGCCAACACTTTTGCCGAGGAGCTGGTGATGATCTTCAGTAGTGGCCTCATCTCTGTGGTCTGCTTCATGGCCCTCTTGGTTTCCTATGCCTTCCTGCTCACCATGCTGAAGAAGAATGTCGGTGAGTCGACAAGCAAGGCACTCTCCACTTGCTATTCCCACATCACCATTGTCGTTTTCATGTTTAGCCCCGCCATCTATATCTATGCCCGACCCTTTGATGAATATGCCCCTGACAAGGTGGTCTCCGTCTTCCACACCATCATTTTCCCGCTCCTGAACCCCATCATTTACACCTTCAGGAACAAAGAGATCAAGACTGCCATGAAGAAAGTGGCCAACAGATACTTCCTCTGCAAGAAAAACtga
- the LOC128330848 gene encoding olfactory receptor 4D5-like — MEGENYTVVTEFIFLGLATSPMLKLLLFAVFMAIYSATMLGNLFIVGLVAYESILHIPMYFLLGNLSFLDFCYSTITAPKMLVGFLSRTNTIAYGGCISQIFFFHFIGGIKIFLLTIMAYDRYVAIFHPLRYAAIMNWTMCGGLVWASWVGGFIHSIVQVAIVTQLPFCGPNELDNFYCDVPQVVRLACMDTFVVELLMVSNSGLVTLMCFVVLLVSYSILLAKLRAGSAAGQSKALSTCIAHITVVTLIFGPCIYIYVHPFHSFPIDKAVSVLYTVITPILNPFIYTLRNKDFKTSKKKLLVRHLLPFPIMRHLFFKSGSFVCKRTGTVL, encoded by the exons ATGGAAGGAGAGAACTACACGGTGGTGACAGAATTcatcttcctggggctggccacgAGCCCAATGCTGAAGCTTCTCTTGTTTGCTGTCTTCATGGCTATATATAGTGCAACCATGCTAGGTAACCTCTTTATTGTGGGCCTAGTGGCTTATGAATCTATCCTCCATATCCCCATGTACTTCCTGTTGGGAAACCTCTCCTTTCTGGATTTCTGCTACTCCACCATCACCGCTCCCAAGATGCTAGTTGGTTTCCTGTCGAGAACCAACACTATTGCATATGGAGGCTGCATTTCTCAGATCTTCTTCTTCCACTTTATTGGTGGCATTAAGATATTCCTGCTCACCATCATGGCCTATGATCGCTACGTTGCCATCTTCCACCCGCTGCGCTATGCAGCCATCATGAATTGGACCATGTGTGGTGGACTGGTGTGGGCCTCCTGGGTTGGTGGCTTCATCCACTCAATTGTGCAAGTGGCCATTGTAACCCAGCTACCCTTCTGTGGCCCCAATGAGCTTGATAACTTCTACTGTGACGTGCCGCAAGTGGTCAGATTGGCTTGCATGGATACCTTTGTGGTGGAACTGCTCATGGTGTCCAACAGTGGCCTGGTGACCTTGATGTGCTTTGTGGTGTTGCTCGTATCATACTCCATCCTCCTCGCCAAGCTCAGAGCAGGGTCTGCAGCAGGCCAGAGCAAGGCTCTCTCCACTTGCATCGCCCACATCACTGTTGTGACCCTGATTTTTGGCCCTTGCATCTACATCTATGTCCATCCGTTCCACAGTTTCCCCATCGACAAAGCTGTCTCGGTTCTCTACACTGTCATCACTCCCATCCTGAACCCTTTCATTTACACTCTCAGGAACAAAGATTTCAAA ACAAGCAAGAAGAAACTGCTGGTCAGGCATCTGCTTCCATTTCCCATCATGCGA CATCTCTTCTTCAAGAGTGGAAGTTTTGTCTGTAAAAGGACAGGGACTGTCCTGTGA